In Halorientalis sp. LT38, a genomic segment contains:
- a CDS encoding DUF7490 domain-containing protein, with translation MERETVLAGGAVVVLAVAALFVVIAPGALADATPDPPPSELTVREQTIAAGNVTGGTATLTIDSRLEHRGGPSENVTVLVRAVDRDTDLVAATTDREVGTIEGDREVPVAANVSVPRDGDYRIQTVVYADGERVAGGRKTVNGVGGLQPHYARTGVTFHRFEGFSEEEMPSIQFSIAEADGSEATLNVTAYLTNTGDGANDGLDVTFLARQADSNIVADRRVRRVGAIRPGRTATPSTRLSVPDDYNYRLVAIVQHDDVVVGTAQAPATLNPNRTVTVDRNESSDTLDTGDFETEGTEEPDRVDLDGSDDGDRPGTSSGDGAGFGPVVALIAVLATAAIARRYQ, from the coding sequence ATGGAGCGCGAAACGGTCCTCGCCGGCGGGGCGGTCGTCGTCCTCGCCGTCGCAGCCCTCTTCGTCGTGATCGCACCGGGAGCACTGGCGGACGCAACGCCGGACCCGCCGCCCTCGGAACTCACGGTCAGAGAACAGACCATCGCGGCGGGCAACGTGACCGGCGGCACGGCGACGCTGACGATCGACAGCCGGCTCGAACACCGCGGCGGGCCCAGCGAGAACGTGACGGTGCTCGTCCGGGCCGTCGACAGGGACACCGACCTGGTGGCGGCAACGACCGACCGCGAGGTCGGCACGATCGAGGGCGACCGGGAGGTCCCGGTCGCCGCGAACGTGAGCGTCCCGCGCGACGGCGACTACCGCATCCAGACGGTCGTCTACGCCGACGGCGAGCGGGTCGCGGGCGGCCGCAAGACCGTAAACGGCGTCGGGGGGCTCCAGCCCCACTACGCCAGGACGGGCGTGACGTTCCACCGCTTCGAGGGATTCTCGGAGGAGGAGATGCCCTCGATCCAGTTCTCCATCGCCGAGGCCGATGGGAGCGAGGCGACGCTGAACGTCACTGCCTATCTCACCAACACCGGTGACGGTGCGAACGACGGGCTGGACGTGACCTTCCTGGCCCGGCAGGCCGACTCGAACATCGTCGCCGACCGCAGGGTCCGCCGGGTCGGCGCGATCCGGCCCGGGCGGACGGCCACGCCGTCGACCCGCCTCTCGGTCCCCGACGACTACAACTACCGCCTGGTCGCCATCGTCCAGCACGACGACGTCGTCGTCGGGACGGCCCAGGCGCCCGCGACGCTGAATCCGAATCGGACGGTGACCGTCGACCGAAACGAATCGAGCGACACCCTGGACACGGGCGACTTCGAGACCGAAGGGACCGAGGAACCCGACCGGGTGGACCTCGACGGGAGTGACGACGGCGACCGCCCGGGCACGAGCAGCGGGGACGGCGCCGGCTTCGGGCCGGTCGTCGCCCTGATAGCAGTCCTCGCAACCGCAGCGATCGCACGGAGGTACCAATGA
- a CDS encoding DUF2797 domain-containing protein has protein sequence MQIVGYDTGAGDDRDAALTLATEEGLERLDLAPGTELAYTLADRHCAGAISDGVHESCANPTAPYCDDHTSRWACARCVGNCDLPLPSCREEHAVYLAAFAPATFKVGVTRSWRLETRLREQGADRAAHLRTVADGRIARQVEAEIAQRVGDRVRVPTKIRGLHREVDESAWETLLADYDPNETFAFDYGFVLADRPVADTLVTGTVRGTQGRVLVLDNGGTAFAVDLRDLVGHELDEGGTDRQVQSSLGAF, from the coding sequence GTGCAGATCGTCGGGTACGACACGGGTGCGGGCGACGACCGGGACGCTGCCTTGACTCTCGCGACCGAGGAGGGACTGGAGCGCCTCGACCTCGCACCGGGGACCGAGCTGGCCTACACCCTCGCGGACCGCCACTGCGCCGGGGCGATCAGCGACGGCGTCCACGAGTCCTGTGCGAACCCGACGGCGCCCTACTGCGACGACCACACCAGCCGCTGGGCCTGCGCTCGGTGCGTGGGGAACTGCGACCTCCCCCTGCCCTCGTGCCGGGAGGAACACGCCGTCTATCTGGCGGCCTTCGCGCCCGCGACGTTCAAGGTCGGCGTGACGCGGTCCTGGCGGCTGGAGACGCGACTCCGGGAGCAGGGGGCCGACCGTGCGGCGCACCTCCGGACTGTCGCCGACGGCCGGATCGCCCGACAGGTCGAGGCCGAGATCGCCCAGCGCGTCGGCGACCGGGTGCGCGTCCCGACCAAGATCAGGGGGCTCCACCGTGAGGTGGACGAGTCGGCCTGGGAGACGTTGCTGGCCGACTACGATCCAAACGAGACGTTCGCCTTCGACTACGGGTTCGTGCTGGCCGACCGGCCGGTGGCGGACACGCTGGTGACCGGGACCGTCCGGGGCACGCAGGGACGCGTACTGGTGCTAGACAACGGCGGGACGGCCTTCGCCGTAGACCTGCGGGACCTCGTGGGCCACGAACTCGACGAGGGTGGAACCGACCGCCAGGTCCAGTCGAGTCTGGGTGCGTTCTGA